In Nocardioides sp. InS609-2, a single genomic region encodes these proteins:
- a CDS encoding barstar family protein, which produces MSGLAALLAGHTPAGIYTWHGAFPAADVQHTVEHAGWRFARLDGVGTESKQEFLEGIGQALGFPDYYGQNFDALADLLSDVDGGDQDGVVLLWEGWAPFARADERAFSVALSVLGTRVNAERGGPFSVLLRGEGPDVPGVSSLD; this is translated from the coding sequence ATGAGTGGACTGGCGGCACTGCTGGCCGGGCACACCCCCGCCGGCATCTACACCTGGCACGGCGCCTTCCCGGCCGCCGACGTGCAGCACACCGTCGAGCACGCGGGCTGGCGCTTCGCCCGCCTCGACGGCGTCGGCACCGAGTCGAAGCAGGAGTTCCTCGAGGGCATCGGTCAGGCGCTCGGTTTCCCCGACTACTACGGCCAGAACTTCGACGCCCTCGCCGACCTGCTCTCCGACGTCGACGGCGGCGACCAGGACGGCGTCGTACTCCTCTGGGAGGGTTGGGCCCCCTTCGCCCGCGCCGACGAACGCGCCTTCAGCGTCGCCCTCAGCGTGCTCGGCACCCGCGTCAACGCCGAGCGCGGCGGACCGTTCTCCGTGCTGCTGCGCGGCGAGGGCCCGGACGTGCCAGGCGTTTCCAGCCTCGACTGA
- a CDS encoding ribonuclease domain-containing protein produces MSNKRALLGLLVAVAVLGIIWSASGDTEPEPASAGNDSVSGLPVVQLSTLPPEAAEAVALIDAGGPFPYPEQDGSRFGNFEGLLPGEIDGYYREYTVPTPDSDDRGARRIIAGEQDELYWTEDHYSSFERIAR; encoded by the coding sequence ATGAGCAACAAGCGGGCGCTGCTCGGACTGCTCGTCGCCGTCGCGGTGCTCGGGATCATCTGGTCGGCCAGCGGTGACACCGAGCCTGAGCCGGCGAGCGCCGGCAACGACTCCGTCAGCGGGTTGCCGGTCGTCCAGCTCTCGACGCTGCCGCCCGAGGCGGCCGAGGCCGTCGCGTTGATCGACGCCGGCGGGCCGTTCCCGTACCCGGAGCAGGACGGCTCGAGGTTCGGCAACTTCGAGGGCCTGCTGCCCGGCGAGATCGACGGCTACTACCGGGAGTACACCGTGCCCACGCCCGACTCCGACGACCGCGGCGCCCGCCGCATCATCGCCGGCGAGCAGGACGAGCTCTACTGGACCGAGGACCACTACAGCAGCTTCGAGAGGATCGCTCGATGA
- a CDS encoding Rv2175c family DNA-binding protein — protein sequence MSEEPDLSVLVPEWIDWAETGRRLGVSVSRVRTMIREHELAAAVPSPGAGQQVPADFVQDGLVVKGLPGLLTVLHDGGYDDRESIAWLFTDLELPGRPIDALRENRGAEVKRRAQSMAF from the coding sequence ATGAGTGAAGAGCCCGACCTGTCCGTGCTGGTGCCCGAGTGGATCGACTGGGCCGAGACCGGCCGCCGGCTCGGCGTCTCGGTCAGCCGGGTCCGCACGATGATCCGCGAGCACGAGCTCGCCGCCGCCGTACCCTCACCGGGTGCCGGGCAGCAGGTGCCCGCCGACTTCGTGCAGGACGGCCTCGTCGTCAAGGGCCTGCCCGGACTGCTCACCGTGCTCCACGACGGTGGGTACGACGACCGCGAGAGCATCGCCTGGCTGTTCACCGACCTCGAGCTGCCCGGCCGGCCGATCGACGCGCTGCGCGAGAACCGCGGCGCCGAGGTCAAGCGCCGCGCCCAGTCGATGGCCTTCTGA
- the pknB gene encoding Stk1 family PASTA domain-containing Ser/Thr kinase, translated as MEPDERARTVRASSGDPLVGRLLDRRYRIGPRIARGGMASVYEATDIRLDRVVAIKVMHPGLGDDDEFAARFVREARAAAKLSHPNVVGVFDQGEEDGVVFLAMELVPGHTLRDVIRKEAPMSPSRALALMEPVLSALAAAHRAGLIHRDIKPENVLIADDGRVKVADFGLAKAVSTDTQHTATGGVLIGTVSYLAPELVIDGRSDARADVYAAGVVMYELLTGHKPHEGESPIQVAYKHVHEDVPPPSAIVPGLPAYVDALVARATARDRGQRPADAAVLLHQLHRVSQALGAGVPEDPELVADLMPIRADVVDLPDLDDGPEWLDTSDLAEVRHEPVEHRTTAVPVLPASVVPAPRGGIDRLPVPRADSGPVAARPRRSRRGPITLLLAVLLVAALAGGAWWFGSARYTTTPGVLGVEQATAEAELTKAGLESDVGDPAYSESVAAGLVLSTDPEPGDRVLDAGTVTLVLSAGPERYAVPEVTGQTLDQAQDALLRSNLAFGKAIETFSETAPEGVVIASDPVAGTSLKPDAAVNLVVSLGRKPLNLKDFTGKSADRAEQVMEKRGLVVDRDQEEYSDTVPAGLVIGQNPTSGTLFKGETVTIVVSKGPELVEVPQVVAMGVEAATERLEALGFEVDVENSDNYIGVGFVFSSDPDAGELVPKGSTVTLYLI; from the coding sequence GTGGAGCCAGACGAGCGCGCCCGCACTGTCCGCGCCTCATCCGGCGACCCCTTGGTGGGTCGTCTGCTGGACCGCAGATACCGCATCGGACCGCGCATCGCCCGCGGCGGCATGGCCAGCGTCTACGAAGCCACCGACATCCGGCTCGACCGCGTCGTGGCCATCAAGGTCATGCACCCCGGACTCGGTGACGACGACGAGTTCGCCGCTCGCTTCGTGCGCGAGGCGCGCGCGGCAGCGAAGCTCTCGCACCCCAACGTGGTCGGCGTCTTCGACCAGGGCGAGGAGGACGGCGTCGTCTTCCTGGCGATGGAGCTCGTCCCCGGCCACACGCTGCGCGACGTCATCCGCAAGGAGGCGCCGATGTCCCCGTCGCGGGCGCTGGCGCTGATGGAGCCCGTGCTCTCGGCCCTTGCCGCCGCCCACCGCGCCGGCCTGATCCACCGCGACATCAAGCCCGAGAACGTGCTCATCGCCGACGACGGCCGGGTCAAGGTGGCCGACTTCGGACTGGCCAAGGCGGTCAGCACCGACACCCAGCACACCGCGACGGGCGGCGTACTCATCGGCACCGTCTCCTACCTTGCACCCGAGCTGGTCATCGACGGCCGCTCCGACGCCCGCGCCGACGTCTATGCCGCCGGCGTGGTGATGTACGAGCTGCTCACCGGCCACAAGCCGCACGAGGGCGAGTCGCCGATCCAGGTGGCCTACAAGCACGTGCACGAGGACGTCCCGCCGCCGTCGGCGATCGTCCCCGGCCTCCCGGCGTACGTCGACGCGCTGGTCGCGCGGGCCACGGCTCGCGATCGTGGCCAGCGGCCCGCCGACGCCGCCGTACTCCTGCACCAGCTGCACCGGGTCAGCCAGGCGCTCGGCGCCGGCGTGCCCGAGGACCCCGAGCTCGTCGCCGACCTGATGCCAATACGCGCCGACGTGGTCGACCTGCCCGACCTCGACGACGGGCCCGAGTGGCTCGACACCAGCGACCTCGCTGAGGTGCGTCACGAGCCGGTCGAGCACCGCACCACGGCCGTCCCGGTGCTGCCCGCGTCGGTGGTGCCCGCTCCGCGCGGTGGCATCGACCGGCTGCCCGTTCCCCGTGCCGACTCCGGGCCGGTGGCTGCGCGGCCCCGGCGCTCGCGCCGCGGCCCGATCACGCTCCTCCTGGCCGTGTTGTTGGTGGCCGCCCTCGCCGGTGGTGCCTGGTGGTTCGGGTCGGCTCGCTACACCACGACGCCCGGCGTACTCGGTGTCGAGCAGGCGACTGCCGAGGCCGAGCTGACCAAGGCCGGCCTCGAGAGCGACGTCGGCGACCCGGCGTACTCCGAGAGCGTCGCAGCCGGGCTCGTGCTCTCCACCGATCCAGAGCCCGGCGACCGCGTGCTCGACGCCGGCACCGTCACCCTGGTGCTGTCGGCCGGGCCTGAGCGCTATGCCGTGCCGGAGGTGACCGGCCAGACGCTGGACCAGGCACAGGACGCGCTGCTCAGGAGCAACCTTGCGTTCGGCAAGGCGATCGAGACGTTCAGCGAGACGGCGCCAGAGGGTGTCGTGATCGCGAGCGACCCCGTCGCCGGCACCTCGCTCAAGCCCGACGCGGCGGTCAACCTCGTCGTCAGCTTGGGCCGCAAGCCACTGAACCTCAAGGACTTCACCGGCAAGAGCGCCGACCGTGCCGAGCAGGTGATGGAGAAGCGTGGTCTGGTCGTCGACCGCGACCAGGAGGAGTACAGCGACACCGTGCCCGCCGGTCTCGTCATCGGCCAGAACCCCACCAGCGGCACCCTCTTCAAGGGCGAGACCGTCACCATCGTCGTGTCGAAGGGGCCTGAGCTGGTCGAGGTCCCGCAAGTGGTGGCGATGGGCGTCGAGGCGGCCACCGAACGGTTGGAGGCGCTGGGCTTCGAGGTCGACGTCGAGAACTCCGACAACTACATCGGTGTCGGGTTCGTCTTCAGCTCCGATCCCGATGCCGGCGAGCTGGTGCCCAAGGGCTCCACGGTCACGCTGTACCTGATTTAG
- a CDS encoding DMT family transporter, producing the protein MSSSAPVDPVCHDESRRTTVLAMLALLATTACWGSTFFLIKDLLDRVPTLDFLAVRFAIASVALVVGFPKALGRLSSESRKHALVLGLLYGVAQILQTAGLAHTAASVSGFITGMYVVFTPLLAAVLLRSKITLMTWLAVALATAGLGVLTLQGLSVGYGEALTLLAAILYALHIVGLGAWSRAGEAVGMTIVQIMVITVVCFVATIPDGIVLPSTGRDWLSVIYMAVFAGALALVAQTWAQAHLPPTRSAIIMSMEPVFAAFFAVLLGSESVTGRLMVGGLMVFGAMLVVELAPRRKIEGEVTHIAV; encoded by the coding sequence ATGAGCAGCAGCGCACCCGTCGACCCCGTCTGCCACGACGAGTCACGTCGTACGACGGTGCTCGCGATGCTGGCACTGCTGGCCACGACGGCGTGCTGGGGCTCGACGTTCTTCCTCATCAAGGATCTGCTCGACCGGGTGCCGACGCTCGACTTCCTGGCGGTCCGGTTCGCGATCGCCTCGGTCGCGCTGGTGGTCGGCTTCCCGAAGGCGCTGGGCCGGCTCTCGTCCGAGTCGCGGAAGCACGCGCTCGTGCTGGGCCTGCTGTACGGCGTCGCGCAGATCCTCCAGACCGCCGGGCTCGCGCACACGGCAGCCAGTGTCAGCGGCTTCATCACGGGCATGTACGTCGTGTTCACGCCCCTGCTGGCCGCCGTACTGCTGCGCAGCAAGATCACCCTGATGACCTGGCTGGCCGTCGCGCTGGCCACCGCCGGACTGGGGGTGCTGACGCTGCAGGGCCTCTCCGTGGGGTACGGCGAGGCGCTGACGCTGCTGGCCGCCATCCTCTACGCGCTGCACATCGTCGGGCTCGGCGCATGGTCGCGGGCGGGCGAGGCGGTCGGCATGACGATCGTGCAGATCATGGTGATCACGGTGGTCTGCTTCGTCGCCACGATCCCCGACGGCATCGTGCTGCCCAGCACCGGCCGCGACTGGCTGTCGGTGATCTACATGGCGGTCTTCGCCGGTGCGCTGGCGCTGGTGGCGCAGACGTGGGCGCAGGCGCACCTGCCGCCGACCCGCAGCGCGATCATCATGAGCATGGAGCCGGTCTTCGCCGCGTTCTTCGCGGTGCTGCTCGGCAGCGAGTCGGTGACCGGCCGGCTGATGGTCGGCGGGCTGATGGTGTTCGGGGCGATGCTGGTAGTAGAGCTGGCGCCCCGGCGCAAGATCGAGGGCGAAGTCACCCACATCGCCGTGTGA